In the genome of Phycisphaerales bacterium, one region contains:
- a CDS encoding sigma-70 family RNA polymerase sigma factor, with amino-acid sequence MFGQTTHTDLLRRVSAGDDPAAWQEFHDRYAQLVTGFVRRKGLQPADCDDILQEVLMSLTRRLPGFQYDPSKGKFRSYLMTVTVRAICKRLARQRGEVNLEHIEEASKAACSDQATEQAWEVEWRDYHLRQAMRTIAVEFNTLDRQAFQRYAIEGGDARETAEALQISVDQVYRAKSRILKRLSELIADQAREEG; translated from the coding sequence GTGTTTGGACAAACCACCCATACCGACTTGCTCCGGCGCGTGAGTGCGGGTGACGATCCGGCGGCATGGCAGGAGTTCCATGACCGCTACGCCCAGCTCGTGACCGGATTTGTGCGACGCAAGGGGCTGCAACCCGCGGACTGTGATGACATCTTGCAGGAAGTGCTGATGTCGCTGACCCGGCGGCTGCCCGGCTTCCAGTACGATCCATCCAAGGGTAAGTTCCGTTCGTACCTGATGACGGTGACGGTCCGCGCGATTTGCAAGCGGCTGGCGCGCCAACGCGGCGAGGTCAATCTCGAGCACATTGAGGAGGCGTCGAAGGCCGCGTGCAGCGATCAGGCCACGGAGCAGGCCTGGGAAGTAGAGTGGCGCGATTACCACCTGCGCCAGGCCATGCGGACCATCGCGGTCGAGTTCAATACGCTCGACCGCCAAGCGTTTCAGCGCTATGCGATCGAAGGTGGCGATGCGCGGGAGACCGCGGAAGCGCTGCAGATCAGTGTGGATCAGGTTTACCGGGCCAAGTCCCGAATCCTCAAGCGACTATCCGAATTGATCGCGGACCAGGCCCGCGAAGAGGGCTGA
- a CDS encoding Flp family type IVb pilin: MSNTKPAWLRGLLRLCHEEDGPTATEYAVMLALIVVGAIAAITQLTARLQSMFGAVQQVFDDANQP, from the coding sequence ATGTCAAACACCAAGCCCGCCTGGTTACGCGGGCTCTTACGCCTGTGCCATGAGGAGGATGGTCCAACCGCGACCGAGTACGCGGTGATGCTTGCACTGATTGTGGTTGGTGCGATCGCAGCGATCACACAACTGACGGCCCGGCTTCAATCGATGTTCGGCGCTGTGCAGCAAGTGTTCGACGACGCCAACCAACCTTGA
- a CDS encoding AAA family ATPase has protein sequence MRIESLEISGFGTLDRVQMALPTDRLAVLVARNETGKSTLLAALEAALYGWPEAQRAEGRELRQRFRPWRGGASQVALTLHTGSARLRIVFDNLDSAGTRIERTTVYRDGQDVTDELRSRAGSPGEWLLGLSRDDFARVALVRQGDVAAVALNRATLVQQLEAVATSAVAGASAAGAVQRLRQAIEEYRDRAGLLHWSDGVLRNAKQWPRVERSLQAASDVRRQEQDDLEVERVRLAADLVELGAQEEEDDAWRAVRVAAERLAQAAAERTVSAQLAEDDRRRAELAQQRSQAATYADVANYDAAAVTEIHRLFEREAQQRRELALAAEELRDAERHLAECEAQRAAVQAVRPLVPLLADLRRALTLLEEDELAWRENADRRAATEAALERNGLARATLAALHAVLQAETLPAGGGEDASIVEVWLRGTAGERAAQRMASLDADLQRVQRAHIRGVRRALVVAVSGTLGAAVLAAALAWHGNVAGALSAGGLVALLVVCVTGALWWRTARCTKGNLSTLQRERNSAAQQAETYAAERAQIRRELLPLLRACGDSDAVSEGVWTEDVETLRRLAAWRTAALAEHAAARRLAERQRPWESWLEQIGAAPAEGTVSGRMARHEVARIEQAALLDESLAGATRATAAQRARSRQRRDDVRTVQLAVIARLAAVGIPVAAPVGPDALVPPEEFVVARQALAARHARWTERQKVLAACDVAAARLLSDEARNTLEAQRARLAATVRFTASPDPDDTPTLRAALQAARNHAALSATLDRLLGSQSWHTDSAAQLAAIPSDRWEAVTRELREQLEQRVVERARRRSSAREFRQRYAARIPVLTAELETFQAELLRGQRFSQAIDITVDVLTAVQADSYGLWAPVLHTALASLLARWLPDYDLAEIGRGLEPLLVHRPTGTTLDLGTQQRHLSRGALDRLYLALRLALVEVLESPRGAMLPLWLDDTLANWDDVALVEGLRLLMERARRRATVLLLTCQGSRIDAARAALGAEAGALEVVPFE, from the coding sequence ATGCGCATTGAGTCTCTTGAGATCAGTGGGTTCGGCACGCTCGACCGGGTGCAAATGGCGCTGCCGACGGATCGGCTGGCAGTGCTGGTGGCGCGCAACGAAACAGGGAAATCGACACTGCTTGCGGCGCTCGAAGCGGCGCTTTACGGCTGGCCGGAGGCCCAGCGTGCAGAGGGGCGTGAACTTCGCCAGCGTTTCCGACCCTGGCGTGGCGGCGCGTCGCAGGTGGCGCTTACGCTACACACCGGCAGTGCACGCCTGCGGATCGTCTTCGATAATCTTGACTCGGCCGGTACCCGTATCGAACGCACCACGGTCTACCGCGACGGGCAAGACGTTACGGATGAACTGCGCAGCCGTGCAGGTTCGCCTGGCGAGTGGCTACTCGGCCTCTCGCGCGACGACTTCGCCCGGGTCGCATTGGTGCGGCAGGGGGATGTCGCGGCCGTGGCCTTGAACCGCGCCACGCTCGTGCAGCAGCTTGAGGCCGTCGCCACGTCGGCGGTCGCTGGCGCATCGGCAGCCGGGGCGGTACAACGTCTACGGCAAGCCATCGAGGAATACCGAGACCGGGCCGGCCTGCTGCACTGGTCTGACGGCGTGCTTCGCAACGCGAAGCAGTGGCCACGCGTGGAACGGAGCTTGCAGGCGGCGTCCGATGTACGGCGGCAGGAGCAGGACGACCTCGAGGTCGAGCGTGTGCGCCTGGCGGCGGATCTGGTCGAGCTTGGTGCGCAGGAAGAGGAAGACGACGCCTGGCGCGCCGTCCGGGTGGCGGCGGAACGCCTGGCGCAAGCGGCCGCCGAACGCACGGTGTCCGCCCAGCTCGCCGAAGATGACCGGCGCCGGGCCGAGCTCGCCCAGCAGCGCAGCCAGGCCGCCACCTACGCGGACGTCGCGAACTATGACGCTGCCGCCGTGACGGAGATTCATCGTCTGTTCGAACGGGAGGCGCAACAGCGGCGCGAGCTGGCGCTGGCCGCGGAGGAGTTGCGCGACGCCGAACGACACCTGGCGGAGTGCGAAGCGCAACGCGCCGCCGTACAGGCCGTGCGTCCACTGGTCCCGCTGCTGGCTGACCTGCGCCGCGCACTGACGCTCTTGGAAGAAGATGAACTGGCGTGGCGCGAGAATGCGGATCGCCGGGCCGCCACGGAGGCAGCCCTCGAACGGAACGGGCTGGCACGGGCGACCCTTGCGGCGTTGCACGCGGTTCTGCAGGCCGAGACGCTGCCCGCCGGTGGTGGCGAGGATGCGTCGATCGTGGAGGTGTGGTTGCGCGGCACCGCGGGTGAACGGGCGGCGCAGCGCATGGCGAGTCTCGACGCTGACCTGCAACGGGTGCAGCGCGCGCACATCCGCGGTGTACGTCGTGCCCTGGTCGTCGCGGTGAGCGGAACACTTGGCGCGGCCGTGCTTGCGGCAGCACTCGCGTGGCATGGCAACGTTGCGGGTGCGCTGTCTGCGGGGGGGCTCGTGGCGCTGCTGGTCGTGTGCGTCACCGGAGCGTTGTGGTGGCGAACCGCGCGTTGTACGAAGGGGAACTTATCCACCTTGCAACGGGAGAGGAACAGCGCGGCTCAGCAAGCCGAGACTTACGCGGCCGAACGCGCCCAGATCCGACGCGAATTGCTGCCGTTGCTACGGGCCTGTGGTGATTCCGACGCGGTGTCCGAGGGGGTCTGGACAGAGGATGTCGAGACCCTGCGGCGCCTCGCCGCATGGCGCACGGCCGCGCTCGCGGAGCACGCGGCCGCCCGGCGGCTGGCGGAGCGTCAACGACCGTGGGAGTCATGGCTGGAACAGATCGGCGCCGCGCCGGCCGAAGGCACAGTGAGCGGTCGTATGGCGCGACATGAGGTGGCGCGCATCGAACAGGCCGCCTTGCTTGACGAGTCTCTGGCCGGCGCCACGCGCGCGACGGCGGCCCAACGGGCACGCAGCAGGCAGCGCCGCGATGATGTACGCACGGTACAGTTGGCCGTAATCGCACGTTTGGCCGCCGTGGGCATCCCGGTGGCTGCGCCCGTGGGTCCGGACGCCTTGGTTCCGCCGGAGGAATTTGTGGTTGCGCGGCAGGCGCTTGCTGCCCGGCACGCGCGCTGGACCGAGCGGCAGAAGGTGCTCGCAGCGTGTGATGTGGCCGCGGCCCGGTTGCTGTCTGACGAGGCGCGGAACACCCTGGAAGCACAGCGGGCGCGCCTCGCTGCAACCGTTAGATTCACCGCAAGTCCTGACCCCGATGACACTCCCACGCTGCGGGCTGCGCTACAAGCGGCTCGCAACCACGCTGCGTTGAGCGCGACACTCGACCGGCTTTTGGGCAGCCAGTCGTGGCATACGGACAGTGCGGCACAACTGGCCGCCATTCCGTCCGATCGTTGGGAGGCAGTCACTCGGGAGCTGCGCGAGCAACTGGAGCAACGGGTCGTGGAACGCGCGCGACGGCGCAGCAGCGCGCGTGAGTTCCGCCAGCGCTACGCGGCCCGGATCCCTGTACTCACCGCCGAGCTCGAAACGTTCCAGGCCGAACTACTGCGCGGGCAGAGGTTCTCCCAGGCGATTGACATCACCGTAGACGTACTCACCGCTGTGCAGGCGGACAGCTATGGTCTGTGGGCCCCGGTGTTGCACACGGCCCTCGCGTCTCTGCTCGCACGCTGGCTCCCCGATTATGATCTGGCTGAAATCGGTCGCGGGCTGGAGCCGCTGCTCGTACACCGTCCGACGGGCACAACACTTGATCTGGGAACGCAACAGCGCCACCTGTCGCGCGGGGCACTCGACCGGCTGTATCTCGCGCTGCGGCTGGCCCTCGTCGAAGTGTTGGAGTCGCCGCGCGGTGCGATGCTGCCGCTCTGGTTGGATGATACGCTCGCGAATTGGGATGATGTCGCCCTGGTGGAGGGTCTGCGCCTGCTCATGGAGCGAGCGCGACGCAGAGCGACAGTACTGCTGCTGACCTGTCAGGGGTCGCGGATCGATGCGGCGCGGGCGGCACTTGGCGCGGAAGCGGGGGCATTGGAAGTAGTGCCTTTCGAGTAG
- a CDS encoding protein kinase, with product MPKETVWYEDQEGLLAALRAGNRELPSVPVIPGYTELREISRGGQGVVFNAIQQSTRRNVAIKILQHGAWAAPVQRRRFEREIELIAALDHPNVVRLYDSGVTPTGHPYYVMEFVDGIGLDKLVGSGAWATDGLLDPNSETAAVPAPIDEHFAPLLPLPDALALFAKVCAAVHYAHQRGIIHRDLKPSNVRVDADGEPHVLDFGLAKVAGEAPPDASGLRSRTGEFMGSLPWASPEAIAGDPQLADVRSDVYSLGVLLFQLLTGRFPYPIMGPLRTVLDHIQQTPPHRPSTFRRDLNDELDTIVLKCLAKEPERRYQTAGELGRDIRHYLAGEPIDAKRDSLLYTLRKNLRRYRAAAWAAVLVLMLATTTIGLIFALWLSGRQARAHDAEQIAALRAALQEAEGQLTRQAHWLEIVRQTLQGAAGSGGISFEEALRAELGAAGFLGVERQKPETHTPVQTPGSTTAP from the coding sequence ATGCCCAAGGAAACAGTCTGGTACGAGGATCAGGAAGGATTGCTCGCGGCCCTGCGTGCGGGGAACCGAGAGCTGCCCTCCGTCCCGGTGATACCGGGCTACACGGAATTACGCGAGATCTCACGCGGTGGTCAGGGGGTGGTTTTCAACGCGATTCAGCAGTCCACCCGGCGCAACGTCGCGATCAAGATTCTGCAGCATGGGGCCTGGGCGGCACCCGTCCAACGGCGGCGGTTTGAGCGTGAAATCGAACTGATCGCCGCACTCGACCATCCCAATGTCGTACGGTTGTACGACAGCGGTGTGACACCGACCGGCCATCCATACTATGTGATGGAATTCGTCGACGGCATCGGGCTCGATAAGCTGGTCGGCAGCGGCGCGTGGGCAACCGATGGCCTCCTCGACCCCAACAGTGAAACGGCGGCCGTCCCCGCGCCGATTGACGAGCACTTCGCCCCCCTGCTGCCGCTGCCGGATGCGCTCGCACTCTTCGCAAAAGTGTGCGCGGCCGTGCACTATGCGCACCAGCGCGGCATCATCCACCGCGACCTGAAACCGAGCAATGTCCGGGTAGATGCGGACGGCGAGCCGCACGTACTGGATTTCGGCCTGGCCAAGGTGGCGGGCGAAGCACCGCCGGACGCCTCCGGCTTGCGTAGCCGCACCGGCGAGTTTATGGGGTCGTTGCCCTGGGCCAGCCCGGAAGCCATTGCCGGAGATCCACAACTGGCCGATGTACGGTCGGATGTGTATTCGCTCGGGGTGCTCCTCTTCCAGTTGCTCACCGGGAGGTTCCCCTACCCCATCATGGGCCCACTGCGCACCGTGTTGGATCATATCCAGCAGACGCCGCCGCACCGCCCAAGCACGTTCCGGCGGGACCTGAACGACGAACTCGACACGATCGTGTTGAAATGCCTGGCCAAGGAACCCGAACGGCGCTACCAGACGGCCGGAGAGTTGGGGCGCGATATTCGCCATTACCTCGCGGGCGAGCCCATCGACGCAAAGCGTGATAGTCTGCTTTACACGCTGCGCAAAAATCTGCGGCGCTATCGGGCAGCGGCCTGGGCGGCGGTGCTCGTGCTGATGCTTGCCACCACGACCATCGGCTTGATCTTCGCGTTGTGGCTGAGCGGCCGGCAGGCCCGGGCCCATGATGCGGAGCAGATCGCTGCGCTGCGGGCAGCTCTACAGGAGGCGGAGGGGCAACTCACCCGGCAGGCCCACTGGCTGGAAATCGTGAGGCAGACACTGCAAGGGGCGGCGGGAAGCGGGGGAATTTCATTCGAGGAAGCGCTGCGCGCCGAACTCGGGGCGGCGGGCTTCCTTGGGGTGGAGAGACAGAAACCGGAGACACACACGCCGGTCCAGACCCCGGGAAGCACGACCGCACCTTGA
- a CDS encoding RNA polymerase sigma factor, with the protein MSAHETLSDEALLRRFVNGDRFSLGALAQRYERRLLGLAKGLLGDAALACDAVQETWVRVIRFAPGFAGDSSFKTWIYRIAVNQCYNLRGLQKLSAPEEIAPTTAESGARPVDGCLLATEQATTVWSAVAALTAEQRDVVLLCYHADLTHSEAAVILEIPLGTLKSRLHAALGRLRALLAAEVQS; encoded by the coding sequence ATGTCAGCACATGAAACTCTTTCGGACGAAGCGCTGCTCCGGCGATTTGTCAACGGCGACCGGTTCTCGCTCGGAGCATTGGCGCAGCGCTACGAGCGCCGGCTCCTGGGGCTGGCAAAGGGCTTGCTGGGCGATGCAGCACTGGCGTGCGACGCAGTCCAGGAGACCTGGGTGCGGGTCATCCGGTTCGCGCCTGGCTTTGCAGGCGATAGCAGCTTCAAGACGTGGATTTACCGCATTGCGGTCAACCAATGCTACAACCTGCGCGGCCTGCAAAAACTCAGCGCGCCGGAGGAAATTGCACCCACGACTGCAGAGAGTGGGGCGCGGCCGGTCGATGGCTGCTTGCTTGCGACTGAGCAGGCGACCACGGTGTGGAGTGCGGTGGCGGCACTCACGGCTGAGCAACGCGACGTCGTGCTGTTGTGCTACCACGCGGACCTGACTCACTCCGAGGCGGCGGTCATCCTCGAGATTCCTCTCGGTACGCTCAAGTCGCGGCTGCATGCTGCGCTCGGACGGCTCCGGGCCCTATTGGCTGCGGAGGTGCAATCTTGA
- a CDS encoding DUF4349 domain-containing protein — protein MSYSEQHLARELARLTDWTAPVPNTWERVLAAQTGAQSASGLATPAPARRRAWLRMALVGSVGVAAVLLLLSITSPTLSRARTLRPSHGPQALAAALANRVETTASTSPPIPIAGGLHAAGETTGRQVIQTATVTLAADDVRATFLQVGMLLREVLGEYTENSHLLGSGTSASANLTLRVRAERLPEVLNTLRELGSVVDERIEGLDVTDQVVDLDARIRNSRRVEAELIELLDVRPNSPLTDVLRVQAEIDRVREQIERLDAQQSRLTNEVRLAKVHVIVRPETPAPVTWKLGERLASRLADAWRTGLYWLVDSVAVVVQVAVGGLIWWVVLASLVAVVVCRRRRGGTRVEREPS, from the coding sequence ATGAGCTACTCAGAACAGCATTTGGCGCGCGAACTCGCGCGGCTCACCGATTGGACGGCTCCCGTACCCAACACATGGGAGCGGGTGCTTGCAGCGCAGACTGGCGCGCAATCTGCGAGCGGACTGGCGACGCCGGCGCCGGCAAGGCGGCGGGCTTGGCTGCGTATGGCGCTCGTGGGCAGCGTCGGCGTTGCCGCGGTGCTGCTGCTTCTTTCGATCACAAGCCCGACGTTGTCGCGGGCACGGACACTGCGACCCTCACACGGACCGCAGGCACTTGCTGCTGCGCTGGCCAACAGGGTCGAAACAACCGCGTCCACATCACCGCCCATCCCGATCGCCGGAGGCCTGCACGCTGCGGGGGAGACTACGGGTCGGCAGGTCATCCAGACGGCCACGGTCACGCTGGCGGCCGACGACGTACGTGCGACGTTCTTGCAGGTTGGGATGCTGCTGAGGGAGGTTCTCGGGGAGTACACGGAGAACTCCCACCTCCTCGGTTCCGGAACGAGTGCGAGCGCCAACCTCACGTTGCGGGTTCGAGCAGAGCGACTGCCGGAAGTCCTGAATACGCTGCGTGAACTGGGGAGTGTGGTCGATGAGCGGATTGAAGGCCTCGATGTGACGGACCAGGTCGTAGATCTCGATGCCCGCATCCGAAACTCGCGCCGCGTTGAGGCGGAGCTCATCGAGCTGCTCGACGTTCGACCGAACTCGCCGTTGACCGATGTTCTCAGGGTTCAGGCCGAGATCGACCGCGTTCGTGAGCAGATCGAGCGCCTGGATGCGCAGCAGTCCCGGCTGACCAACGAAGTTCGGTTGGCCAAGGTCCACGTCATCGTCCGCCCGGAGACTCCGGCGCCGGTGACATGGAAGCTGGGCGAGCGATTGGCGTCCCGGCTCGCAGATGCGTGGCGAACGGGGTTGTACTGGCTGGTCGACAGCGTGGCCGTCGTTGTACAAGTGGCGGTGGGCGGGCTGATCTGGTGGGTTGTGTTGGCCAGCTTGGTGGCGGTGGTTGTCTGTCGCCGCCGCCGAGGTGGGACACGGGTGGAACGAGAGCCGTCGTAG
- a CDS encoding GTPase — MATPVQRVIILGAAGRDFHDFNVYWRQRPDVAVVAFTAAQIPDIDGRVYPAALAGPRYPQGIPIHAEEELSALIRRYDADLVALAYSDLPYEAVMQKVALIKAAGAAFTILGHRQTTLRSVRPVIAVCAARTGCGKSQTTRAVTRILTAAGCRVAVVRHPMPYGDLAAQACQRFADFADLDRHQCTIEEREEYEPHLAAGTVVFAGVDYARILAAAEAEADVILWDGGNNDTAFYDADLYITVLDPLRPGHERRYYPGETNLYLADVLVLNKLDSASPADVTIVRANITACNPRATVIDARSPVQLDHPEIVRGARVLVVEDGPTLTHGEMQIGAGYVAAQRAGAREIVDPRPYAIGSLRSTFERYPHVQKVLPAMGYGTDQIRDLAATIAAVPCDAVVIGTPIDLGRLMRIAQPVTRATYELEECRAGQLQEAVEQVLATTLRSG, encoded by the coding sequence ATGGCCACACCGGTGCAACGCGTCATCATTCTCGGGGCGGCGGGGCGGGACTTCCACGACTTCAACGTGTACTGGCGCCAACGTCCGGATGTCGCGGTGGTCGCCTTCACCGCCGCGCAGATTCCCGACATTGACGGGCGTGTGTATCCGGCAGCGTTGGCGGGCCCGCGTTACCCGCAGGGTATCCCCATCCATGCGGAAGAGGAACTCTCTGCGCTGATACGTCGTTATGACGCGGACCTTGTTGCGCTGGCGTACTCAGACCTCCCCTACGAGGCGGTCATGCAAAAGGTCGCGCTCATCAAGGCCGCCGGCGCTGCGTTCACGATCCTCGGCCATCGCCAGACGACGCTGCGCAGCGTGCGCCCGGTGATTGCCGTGTGCGCCGCACGCACCGGCTGCGGCAAAAGTCAGACGACGCGCGCCGTAACCCGTATCCTGACCGCGGCGGGCTGTCGCGTGGCCGTTGTGCGTCACCCGATGCCGTACGGCGATCTCGCGGCTCAGGCGTGCCAGCGTTTCGCCGACTTTGCCGACCTCGACCGGCACCAATGCACGATCGAAGAACGCGAGGAGTATGAACCGCATCTCGCCGCGGGCACGGTAGTTTTTGCCGGTGTTGATTATGCGCGGATCCTCGCTGCGGCCGAGGCCGAGGCGGATGTCATTCTCTGGGACGGTGGCAATAATGACACCGCGTTCTACGACGCGGATCTGTACATTACCGTGCTCGATCCACTGCGGCCCGGTCACGAACGGAGGTACTACCCAGGCGAAACGAACCTATACCTCGCCGACGTGCTGGTATTGAACAAGCTCGACAGTGCGAGCCCTGCCGACGTCACCATCGTGCGCGCCAACATCACCGCCTGCAATCCGCGGGCCACCGTGATCGACGCCCGCTCGCCTGTACAACTCGACCATCCGGAAATCGTGCGGGGCGCCCGCGTGCTGGTTGTGGAGGACGGACCCACCCTGACGCACGGCGAGATGCAGATCGGCGCCGGCTACGTCGCTGCCCAACGGGCCGGTGCGCGTGAGATCGTCGACCCGCGGCCGTATGCGATCGGCAGTCTGCGTTCGACTTTCGAGCGTTATCCGCACGTGCAGAAGGTGCTGCCCGCCATGGGCTACGGCACAGACCAGATCCGCGACCTTGCCGCAACGATCGCGGCTGTGCCCTGCGATGCGGTCGTAATCGGCACGCCCATCGACCTGGGACGGCTGATGCGCATTGCGCAACCGGTGACGCGGGCTACGTATGAACTGGAGGAGTGCCGGGCGGGACAGTTGCAGGAGGCCGTGGAGCAGGTGCTCGCAACGACACTGCGCTCGGGATAG
- a CDS encoding iron ABC transporter permease: MPPRSLARFALLASGAATVVVAATLLGPTPLSWEDIRQVSVRPWFTGEAPTQVFWHIRVPRTLLGAVAGAGLAIGGVVLQALFRNPLAEPYTLGLASGASLAAACGFLFLPDGVRGNFAGIPTLVLCAFLGAAGAMALVYGLSRVRAGRDTDRLLLAGVCVAYLCAAGVLLIFFFSDRAVTLDTVFWMMGALGRQRPQAIFEILLVLVPTLVFVAWKHRALDLLALSDDVAATRGVSVGRVMWGSYVLVGTLTAVIVANCGPIGFVGLMIPHISRALFGVRTLPLLLGGALLGAAFLSLCDGLARLLPQADLPVGVVTNVLGAAFFFYLLATRDVVHTAARN; this comes from the coding sequence ATGCCGCCGCGCTCCCTGGCGCGCTTCGCGCTGCTCGCGTCCGGTGCTGCCACAGTTGTAGTTGCCGCGACGCTGTTAGGGCCTACCCCGCTAAGCTGGGAGGATATTCGTCAAGTCTCTGTCCGCCCTTGGTTCACAGGTGAGGCCCCCACTCAGGTGTTCTGGCACATTCGTGTGCCGCGGACGTTGCTTGGTGCCGTCGCCGGTGCCGGCCTTGCGATCGGCGGTGTCGTGCTGCAGGCGCTGTTCCGGAATCCCTTGGCGGAGCCCTACACGCTCGGCCTGGCGAGCGGTGCCTCGCTGGCGGCCGCGTGCGGGTTCCTGTTCCTTCCCGATGGGGTGCGGGGCAACTTTGCGGGCATTCCCACGCTCGTGCTATGCGCTTTCCTGGGCGCAGCCGGAGCCATGGCCCTGGTTTACGGATTGAGCCGCGTTCGGGCCGGACGCGATACCGACCGCCTGTTGCTCGCCGGTGTGTGTGTCGCGTACCTGTGCGCCGCCGGCGTGCTGCTCATCTTCTTCTTCTCCGACCGAGCGGTCACACTCGACACGGTCTTCTGGATGATGGGTGCCCTGGGACGGCAGCGGCCGCAGGCCATTTTCGAGATCCTGCTGGTGCTCGTGCCGACGCTGGTCTTCGTGGCGTGGAAACACCGGGCGCTGGATCTGCTGGCATTGTCGGATGATGTGGCGGCCACCCGCGGCGTCTCAGTTGGCCGGGTGATGTGGGGTAGTTACGTGCTGGTGGGGACACTGACGGCCGTCATTGTGGCGAACTGCGGCCCGATCGGGTTTGTGGGCCTGATGATCCCGCATATCTCCCGGGCATTGTTCGGGGTGCGGACACTGCCCCTGCTTTTGGGGGGTGCCCTGTTGGGAGCGGCTTTCCTTTCCCTGTGTGACGGGCTGGCGCGGCTGCTGCCGCAGGCGGACCTGCCCGTCGGTGTTGTGACGAACGTGCTCGGTGCGGCGTTTTTCTTCTACCTGCTGGCGACGCGGGACGTAGTACACACGGCGGCGCGGAACTGA
- a CDS encoding metallophosphoesterase, giving the protein MAVRFVQISDLHLGRNWGAGRLPADLQAALAAAALGALHNACDLVAEVDAAALLIAGDLFDRPEVEEELLVAVQQALAHVARPVLVVPGNHDALGPTSVWNAALLGELDLPPWPANVHIFTSRAFTPVSVADGAAQVFGHCVAGYDSATDSPLAALQLPARPPLRILLFHGALLARAEQRSTLPFTLPQLKDLDADYAAVGHYHRGRALEVPGRILGAYAGTPVPGDVGEDPHGGVLVAEVAEGRVALHWHLPHPGRFVRLDVVPNEPIDSPEQALAAVRTAAAHAALGPEDIVFVRMGGASTIPLDTTALTSALAADFRFVEMIDESEPLQVRPGGRDTIERRFLEQLEARLQQTDQAAEQELLRAARHYGLLALRGRDVRPFAAQRSAEESEHHRGYVDDAH; this is encoded by the coding sequence TTGGCTGTGCGATTCGTCCAGATTTCGGATCTGCATCTTGGCCGCAACTGGGGAGCCGGGCGCCTGCCAGCCGACTTGCAAGCGGCGCTCGCGGCAGCGGCACTGGGGGCCCTGCACAACGCCTGTGACCTGGTGGCAGAAGTCGACGCGGCCGCGCTGCTGATCGCCGGTGACCTCTTCGATCGACCGGAAGTCGAGGAAGAGCTGCTTGTTGCCGTCCAGCAGGCGCTGGCGCACGTCGCCCGGCCGGTGCTGGTTGTACCGGGGAACCACGACGCCCTCGGACCAACCAGCGTCTGGAACGCGGCACTGCTGGGTGAACTCGATCTGCCACCATGGCCGGCCAACGTGCACATCTTCACGAGTCGTGCATTCACACCCGTGTCCGTTGCCGACGGGGCGGCGCAGGTCTTCGGCCACTGCGTGGCGGGCTACGATAGTGCGACCGACTCTCCGCTGGCCGCTCTGCAATTACCAGCGCGGCCGCCGCTGCGTATCCTGTTGTTCCATGGGGCGCTGCTGGCACGTGCGGAGCAGCGCTCCACGCTGCCGTTCACGCTGCCGCAGTTGAAGGATCTCGATGCCGATTATGCGGCCGTCGGGCATTACCACCGGGGCCGCGCGCTCGAGGTGCCTGGGCGAATACTCGGCGCGTATGCGGGCACACCCGTTCCCGGTGACGTGGGTGAGGATCCCCACGGTGGAGTGCTGGTCGCGGAGGTCGCGGAGGGCCGTGTCGCGTTGCATTGGCATCTTCCCCATCCCGGGCGCTTCGTACGCCTTGACGTCGTGCCGAACGAACCGATCGACTCGCCGGAACAGGCCCTGGCAGCGGTGCGCACGGCGGCCGCGCATGCCGCGCTCGGCCCGGAGGACATCGTTTTCGTGCGAATGGGGGGAGCAAGCACCATACCGCTCGACACGACAGCTCTCACCAGCGCACTTGCGGCTGACTTTCGCTTCGTTGAAATGATTGACGAGTCGGAGCCGTTGCAGGTCCGGCCGGGGGGGCGCGACACGATCGAACGGCGTTTCTTGGAACAGCTTGAAGCTCGACTGCAGCAGACCGACCAAGCCGCGGAGCAGGAGCTCCTGCGAGCGGCGCGACACTACGGGCTACTGGCACTGCGCGGCCGCGATGTGCGTCCGTTCGCGGCGCAGCGCTCCGCAGAGGAGTCTGAGCACCACAGGGGGTACGTTGACGATGCGCATTGA